CGCGCCAATCCGACCCCGGCCAAGTGGAGCCACAACACCCTGATCGAAGTGATCTGGACGGTGGTGCCGGTGCTGATCCTGGTCGGCATCTCCCTCTTCTCGTTCCGCCTGCTGTTCGCCTACCACGACTATCCGGATGCGGACGTCACGGTGAAGATCACCGGCAACCAGTGGAACTGGGGCTATGAATATCCGGACCAGGGCGTGGCCGAGTACATCTCGAACATGCTGCCGGAAGACAAGACGACCAAGCAACTGTACCGTCTGGCCGCCGATGAGCCGATGGTGGTGCCGGTCGGCGAGAACGTCCGCCTGCTGATCACCGCTTCGGACGTGATCCACGCCGTCGCCATTCCGGCCTTCGCCATCAAGGTCGACGCCGTTCCGGGCCGTATGAACGAGACCTGGTTCCGCGCCGAGAAGGAAGGCGACTACTACGGCCAGTGCTCTGAACTGTGCGGCGTCGACCACGCCTTCATGCCGATCCACGTCAAGGTGGTCAGCAAGCAGGCCTTCGCCGAATGGGTCGCCTCCAAGGGCGGCTCGATGACCAAGGCGGCTGACGAAGCCGCTGCTGCGGCCGCGCCCGCCGCCGCCGAAGCGCCCGCCGCTCCGGCTGCCGGCGCCGCCGCCCCGACCGACGCCGCGCCTGCGGCCCCCGCAACCGCCGCCGCGCCCGCCGCGCCGGCTGCTCAGTAAGAGAGACGCGAGAGCCCAGACCGATGGCCACCGCAGCTGTTCACGATCCGCACGACCACAAGCCGGGTTTCTTCACCCGCTGGTTCCTGTCGACCAACCATAAGGACATCGGGCTTCTGTACCTGATGTTCGCCATCTTCACCGGCCTCATCGGCGGCGCCCTGTCGGGCCTGATCCGGTGGGAGCTGGCGGAGCCGGGCATCCAGATCTTCAAGGAAGGCTCCTTCGTCCAGTATCTGGGCCTGGTTGAGGCTTCCAAGCACGGCTACAACGCCACCGTCACGGCGCACGCCCTGATCATGGTGTTCTTCGTCGTCATGCCGGCGACGATGGGCGGCTTCGGCAACTACTTCATCCCGATCATGATCGGGGCGCCGGACATGGCCTTCCCGCGTCTGAACAACATTTCGTTCTGGCTGATCTTCTTCGCCTTCGTGCTGCTGATCCTGTCGATGTTCGTCGACGGCGGGCCGGGGCGCGGGTTCGGCGGGGGCTGGACCTCCTATCCGCCGCTGTCGACCATGGGTCACGCAGGGCCGTCGTTCGACCTGGCGATCTTCTCGCTGCACGTCGCCGGCGCCTCGTCGATCCTGGGCGCGATCAACTTCATCACCACCATCTTCAACATGCGCGCGCCGGGCATGACCCTGCACCGCATGCCGCTGTTCGCCTGGGGCGTGCTGATCACCGCCTTCCTGCTGCTGATCTCGCTGCCGGTTCTGGCGGGCGCCATCACCATGCTGCTGTCTGACCGTAACTTCGGCACGTCGTTCTTCGACCCGGCCGGCGGCGGCGACCCGGTGATGTACCAGCACCTGTTCTGGTTCTTCGGCCACCCCGAAGTGTACATCATGATCCTGCCGGGCTTCGGCATGATCTCGCACATCGTCTCGACCTTCTCGAAGAAGCCGATCTTCGGCTACCTCGCGATGGCCTACGCCATGGTCGCCATCGGCTTCATCGGCTTCATCGTGTGGGCGCACCACATGTATACGGTCGGCATGAGCGTGAACCTGCGCGCCTATTTCGTGGCCGCGACCATGATCATCGCCGTGCCCACGGGCGTGAAGATCTTCAGCTGGATCGCCACCATGTGGGGCGGCTCGATCACCTTCAAGACGCCCATGCTGTGGGCGATGGGCTTCATCTTCCTGTTCACCGTCGGCGGCGTGACCGGCGTGGTCCTGTCGAACGCCGGTATCGACTACAGCCTGCACGACACCTACTACGTCGTGGCGCACTTCCACTACGTGCTGTCGCTGGGCGCCATCTTCTCGATCTTCGCCGCCTTCTACTACTGGTACGAAAAGATGTTCGGGGTGAAGTACAACGAGTTCCTGGGCCAGGCGCACTTCTGGATCATGTTCATCGGCGTGAACCTGATCTTCTTCCCGCAGCACTTCCTGGGCCTGCAGGGCATGCCGCGTCGTTACGTCGACTATCCGGAAGCCTTCACCTACTGGAACTACGTGTCCTCGGTGGGCTACGTCATCACCATCGTCGGCGTCGGCGTCTTCCTGGTGATGCTGCTGGAGTCGGCCATCCGTCGCCGCAAGGCCGAGGCCAACCCGTGGGGCGAAGGCGCCACCACCCTGGAGTGGACCCTGTCCTCGCCGCCGCCGCACCACCAGTTCAACGAACTGCCGGTGGTCAAGGCGGACAACCACTGATCCTTATCGGATAGACCCGGAGAGGCCGCCCTTCCGCAACCGGAAGGGCGGCCTTTGCTCTTTATGACCATGACCGATCACCCCGCCCGCGAAACCCCGCTTGTCACCAGCGCCCAGCCGGAAGATTTCTTCCAGTTGCTGAAGCCGCGCGTCATGTCGCTGGTGGTGTTCACCGCGGTCACCGGACTGATCGTCGCGCCGGGACGGCTGGACTGGATCAACGCCGTCGTCGCCATCCTGTGCATCGCCATGGGGGCGGGGGCCGCCGGCGCGCTCAACATGGCGATCGAGGGCGAGACCGACGCCCTGATGCGCCGCACGCGCGGCCGGCCCGTCGCCGCCGGACGGGTGCGCAAGAACGACGCCATGGCCTTCGGCATGGTGTTGTCGGTCTTCTCGGTCATGCTGCTGGGCATGACCACCAACTGGCTGGCGGGCGGACTGCTGGCCCTGACCATCGTCTACTACGCCTGGCTCTACACCCTGGTGCTGAAGCGCCGCACGCCGCAGAACATCGTCATCGGCGGGGCGGCGGGCGCCTTTCCGCCGGTGATCGGCTGGGCGGCCGTGACGGGCGACGCCCCGTGGCAGGCCTGGCTGCTGTTCCTGATCATCTTCACCTGGACGCCGCCGCACACCTGGGCCCTGGCCCTCTATTCGGCCGGCGACTACGCCAAGGCCGGCATTCCGATGATGCCGGTGGCGCGCGGCGCCAAGTCCACCCGCCTGCAGATCCTACTCTACACCCTGGTCTTCGTGCCGGTGGCGATCGCCCCGGCGCTGACGGGGCTGGGCGGGCCCATCTATCTGGTGGTGTCGATCGTCGGCGGCGTGGCCTTCCTGGGCCTGGCGCTGCGGCTCTATCGCTCGCGCGCGGGCGATCAGCCCGACAAGGCCGAGGCCGTGGGACGAGAGGCCGCATTGTATGACGTCCGGGCCGAGGCCAAACCGGCCCGCAACCTGTTCGCCTTTTCCATTCTGTATCTTATGGCGCTGTTCTCGGCCCTCCTGGTCGAGCATTTGCCCGGCGTTGGAGGCTAAACCCCTGTGTCCCAACTCAAATACATCAAGCTGACCGATGAGCAGGCCCGCGCGCGCAAGCGTCGCAATGTGGCCATCGCCCTGGGGCTGCTGGGGTTCATCGCCCTGGTCTACCTGGTCACCCTGTCGCGGATGAGCGCCAACAACGAGGCGCGCAAGGCGGCCGAGGCCGAGGCTCTGGCGACGCTGGAGCGCGCCGATCCGGCCCTGCCGCCTCCGGTTCAGCCGGACGCGCCCGCGTCCTCGGAGGCAGCCCGGCCGTGACCAAGCAGAACAAGGTCGCGATCCTGTGCGCGGCTCTGGTGCTGACGATGACCGGCGCGGCCTTTGCGGCGGTGCCCCTCTATCGCATCTTCTGTCAGGTGACGGGCTTTGACGGCACGGTGAAGCGGGCCGAGGCGGCCCCGACGCAGATCCTGGATCAGGAGGTGCTGATTCGGTTCGACACCAATGTGCGCGACCTGCCGATGACCTTCCGCGCCGAAACCCTGAGCCAGAAGGTGCGGATCGGCGAGACCGGCATGGCCTATTTCGAGGTGACCAACACTTCGAACCAGACCCTGCACGCCACGGCGGCCTATAATGTCGTGCCCGAGCGGGCGGGGCCTTATTTCCAGAAACTGCAGTGTTTCTGCTTCGAAGGTCAGGAAATCGCGCCGGGCGCGACGGTTTCCTTCCCGATTCAGTACTTCGTGGCGCCCGAACTGGCGACCGACGCCGAGGTGAAGGGCGTCCGCCAGATCACGCTGAGCTACACCTTCTTCCCGACCAAGGGCTTCCAGCAGGCGGCTGCGAACGACTCTGCTGTTGGCAAAGCCGGATAGCGAGGGCTATAGCCCTCTTCAAACATTCTCGCCTTGATTACAGAGACTCCAGGAATGGCCGACGCGCACGCGAAACCGCAACACGACTACCACCTGGTCGACCCCAGCCCTTGGCCGCTGGTCGGCTCCTTCTCCGCCTGCGTCATGTTCATCGGCGCCGTCGTGTGGATGAAGGGGCTGTTCGGCCTCGAGGCCGGCACCAAGTGGATGTTCTTCGTCGGCCTGGCCGGCGTCCTGTTCACCATGTTCTCGTGGTGGTCGGACGTGGTGAAGGAAAGCCGCAAGGGCGACCACACCCCCGTCGTCGGCATCGGCCTGCGTTACGGCATGGTGCTGTTCATCGCTTCGGAAGTGATGTTCTTCGTCTCCTTCTTCTGGATGTTCTTCGACATGGCGATCTTTAATGAATCGCGTGCGATCATCCCGGAAGTCGGCAACTGGATGGACACCGCCGCCGCCTGGAAGACCTGGCCGCCGACGGGCGTCGAGTTGCTGGATCCGTGGAGCCTGCCGCTCATGAACACGGTCATCCTGCTGCTGTCGGGCACGACCCTGACCTGGGCGCACCACGCCATCATCGCCGGCGACCGCAAGGCCGCCAAGATGGGCCTGCTGATCACCGTCCTGCTGGGCCTGCTGTTCACCGGCGTTCAGGCCTATGAGTATTACCACATCCTGCACGGCCACCTGTTCTTCAGCGAAGACGCGGCCCAGGCCAAGCTGTACGGTTCGATCTTCTTCATGACGACGGGCTTCCACGGCTTCCACGTCGCGGTCGGCACCATCTTCCTGGCCGTCTGCCTGCTGCGCCTGCAGGCTGGTCAGATGTCGCCGCAGAAGCACTTCGGCCTCGAAGCCGCCGCCTGGTACTGGCACTTCGTCGACGTGGTGTGGCTGTTCCTGTTCGTCTTCATGTACGTCGTCTTCGGTTGATCGAACACGACGGACAAGTCGAGCTTTCGTCGGCGCGGGGCCCCAGGTCCCGCGCCGATTTGCTTGTCTGGCCTGCTGTGCGCGCAGGGCTGACGGGGCGCTGTCCCGCCTGTGGTCGCGGGCCGCTGTTCGAGGGCTTCCTGAAGCGCCGTGCGTCCTGCGAGGCGTGCGGC
Above is a window of Brevundimonas naejangsanensis DNA encoding:
- the cyoE gene encoding heme o synthase: MTMTDHPARETPLVTSAQPEDFFQLLKPRVMSLVVFTAVTGLIVAPGRLDWINAVVAILCIAMGAGAAGALNMAIEGETDALMRRTRGRPVAAGRVRKNDAMAFGMVLSVFSVMLLGMTTNWLAGGLLALTIVYYAWLYTLVLKRRTPQNIVIGGAAGAFPPVIGWAAVTGDAPWQAWLLFLIIFTWTPPHTWALALYSAGDYAKAGIPMMPVARGAKSTRLQILLYTLVFVPVAIAPALTGLGGPIYLVVSIVGGVAFLGLALRLYRSRAGDQPDKAEAVGREAALYDVRAEAKPARNLFAFSILYLMALFSALLVEHLPGVGG
- the ctaD gene encoding cytochrome c oxidase subunit I, yielding MATAAVHDPHDHKPGFFTRWFLSTNHKDIGLLYLMFAIFTGLIGGALSGLIRWELAEPGIQIFKEGSFVQYLGLVEASKHGYNATVTAHALIMVFFVVMPATMGGFGNYFIPIMIGAPDMAFPRLNNISFWLIFFAFVLLILSMFVDGGPGRGFGGGWTSYPPLSTMGHAGPSFDLAIFSLHVAGASSILGAINFITTIFNMRAPGMTLHRMPLFAWGVLITAFLLLISLPVLAGAITMLLSDRNFGTSFFDPAGGGDPVMYQHLFWFFGHPEVYIMILPGFGMISHIVSTFSKKPIFGYLAMAYAMVAIGFIGFIVWAHHMYTVGMSVNLRAYFVAATMIIAVPTGVKIFSWIATMWGGSITFKTPMLWAMGFIFLFTVGGVTGVVLSNAGIDYSLHDTYYVVAHFHYVLSLGAIFSIFAAFYYWYEKMFGVKYNEFLGQAHFWIMFIGVNLIFFPQHFLGLQGMPRRYVDYPEAFTYWNYVSSVGYVITIVGVGVFLVMLLESAIRRRKAEANPWGEGATTLEWTLSSPPPHHQFNELPVVKADNH
- a CDS encoding cytochrome c oxidase subunit 3, encoding MADAHAKPQHDYHLVDPSPWPLVGSFSACVMFIGAVVWMKGLFGLEAGTKWMFFVGLAGVLFTMFSWWSDVVKESRKGDHTPVVGIGLRYGMVLFIASEVMFFVSFFWMFFDMAIFNESRAIIPEVGNWMDTAAAWKTWPPTGVELLDPWSLPLMNTVILLLSGTTLTWAHHAIIAGDRKAAKMGLLITVLLGLLFTGVQAYEYYHILHGHLFFSEDAAQAKLYGSIFFMTTGFHGFHVAVGTIFLAVCLLRLQAGQMSPQKHFGLEAAAWYWHFVDVVWLFLFVFMYVVFG
- a CDS encoding cytochrome c oxidase assembly protein — translated: MTKQNKVAILCAALVLTMTGAAFAAVPLYRIFCQVTGFDGTVKRAEAAPTQILDQEVLIRFDTNVRDLPMTFRAETLSQKVRIGETGMAYFEVTNTSNQTLHATAAYNVVPERAGPYFQKLQCFCFEGQEIAPGATVSFPIQYFVAPELATDAEVKGVRQITLSYTFFPTKGFQQAAANDSAVGKAG
- the coxB gene encoding cytochrome c oxidase subunit II, with amino-acid sequence MGMGMRAMARLGGGIAATALAAIFAAPAMAQDVLGQPVPAGLGLQTAAAPLAHEAHFFHNIVLMPVITAICVLVLVLLVWIAIRYNKRANPTPAKWSHNTLIEVIWTVVPVLILVGISLFSFRLLFAYHDYPDADVTVKITGNQWNWGYEYPDQGVAEYISNMLPEDKTTKQLYRLAADEPMVVPVGENVRLLITASDVIHAVAIPAFAIKVDAVPGRMNETWFRAEKEGDYYGQCSELCGVDHAFMPIHVKVVSKQAFAEWVASKGGSMTKAADEAAAAAAPAAAEAPAAPAAGAAAPTDAAPAAPATAAAPAAPAAQ